A window of Pusillimonas sp. T7-7 contains these coding sequences:
- a CDS encoding glycosyltransferase: MNIVMFTNTYRPHVGGVANSVAWLAENLRGAGHRVLVVAPEFPGCATNEPGVVRIPAMQNFRGSDFSVPIPLTRPLRDTLADFAPDIVHSHHPFLLGDTALRVSASFDLPIVYGCHTRYELYGHYVAQDAPMLQRLVLNLALGYCDLCDVVVAPSQSMAGFLVDHGVTAPVKTIPTGIDITAFSAGDGNRIRADLGIPADAFVVGHVGRLAMEKNLNYLADSVERFLAVEKRAHFLVVGDGPMREQMKRSFAAHGLADRVHLPGAFGGDHLTDMYAAIDAFAFSSHSETQGLVLAEAMAAGVPVIALDAFGTREMVRSRLNGWLLHADAPPNQFAEAIQWTHDLDVDAKRRLRSAARRTAALFSRERATASMLDLYHAQTLVQHDARSVKDSVWQTAKRRIEQERKILSNVAHAIGEAVMAEPEMETVVARNRQTGE, from the coding sequence ATGAACATCGTGATGTTTACCAATACGTATCGACCACATGTTGGCGGGGTTGCCAACAGCGTCGCGTGGCTGGCCGAAAATCTGCGCGGCGCCGGCCATCGCGTGCTGGTGGTGGCGCCGGAATTTCCCGGTTGTGCCACGAACGAACCTGGCGTGGTGCGCATACCGGCCATGCAGAATTTCCGTGGCAGCGACTTTTCCGTTCCGATTCCGCTGACCCGGCCGCTACGCGATACCTTGGCCGATTTCGCGCCGGATATCGTCCATTCCCATCATCCCTTCCTGCTCGGCGATACAGCCCTGAGGGTATCGGCATCGTTTGATCTGCCGATTGTCTATGGCTGCCACACACGCTACGAGCTCTACGGCCATTACGTTGCCCAGGATGCGCCGATGCTGCAGCGCCTCGTACTCAACCTTGCGCTTGGCTATTGCGATCTGTGCGATGTGGTGGTTGCGCCAAGCCAGAGCATGGCCGGGTTCTTGGTCGATCATGGTGTCACGGCGCCAGTAAAGACGATACCCACCGGCATCGACATCACAGCGTTTTCAGCCGGAGACGGCAATCGTATCCGTGCCGACTTGGGTATTCCAGCCGATGCATTTGTGGTCGGCCACGTCGGTCGGTTGGCCATGGAAAAGAATCTGAACTATCTGGCTGACTCGGTCGAGCGGTTCCTGGCGGTGGAAAAGCGCGCTCATTTCCTGGTCGTGGGGGATGGGCCGATGAGGGAGCAGATGAAGCGGTCCTTTGCCGCGCACGGGCTTGCCGACCGCGTCCACCTGCCCGGCGCTTTCGGTGGCGATCACCTTACGGACATGTATGCGGCGATTGACGCCTTTGCGTTTTCTTCACATTCAGAAACCCAGGGCCTGGTGCTTGCGGAAGCGATGGCCGCCGGTGTGCCGGTGATTGCACTGGATGCCTTCGGGACGCGTGAGATGGTTCGTAGCCGTCTGAATGGCTGGCTTTTGCACGCCGATGCGCCGCCCAACCAGTTTGCCGAGGCAATACAATGGACTCACGACCTTGATGTCGACGCAAAGCGCCGTCTCCGCAGTGCCGCTCGCCGGACCGCAGCCTTGTTCAGCCGCGAACGCGCGACAGCCTCCATGCTGGATCTCTATCACGCGCAGACCCTGGTGCAGCATGATGCGCGGTCGGTAAAAGATAGCGTGTGGCAAACGGCCAAGCGGCGTATTGAGCAGGAACGAAAGATACTGAGCAACGTCGCGCATGCCATCGGGGAGGCCGTCATGGCGGAACCGGAAATGGAAACAGTTGTGGCTCGGAACAGGCAGACCGGGGAATGA